A genomic window from Streptococcus sanguinis includes:
- a CDS encoding IS1182 family transposase yields MFHKEKSDYNRCQYGFYTIDELVPEDHFLRQLEAEVDFDFIYDLVEETYSPDQGRPSLDPVMLVKIPLIQCFYGIRSMRQTIKDIEVNVAYRWFLGLSLDDKVPHFTTYGKNYSRRFQDKALITEIFSHVLHQALCAGLIDPSEIFVDGTHIKAAANSHKYHKEMVAQQATFMSEQLEVEIDLDRRKHEKKPLKPAKESEAKEKKISRTDPESGWFHKGEHKEVFAYSAQVACDKHGWALAYTVEAGNVHDSQAFPALFAKIEPFHPTYLIADAGYKTPSIAKFLLDREITPVFPYTRPKGVKGNLRPNDFVYDSYYDCYLCPENQVLTYRTTTRAGYREYKSDSTVCVACPLLSVCTQSQNQQKVITRHVWKDALECCEEIRHQRGMKELYKKRKETIERLFGTAKEYHNLRYTREKGKSKMEDKVGLTLACLNLKKLVKMRVGKPFYFVQMTIMLSKDEIKR; encoded by the coding sequence ATGTTTCACAAAGAAAAATCTGATTATAATCGCTGCCAATATGGCTTCTATACGATAGACGAATTGGTCCCAGAAGATCACTTTCTTCGCCAATTGGAAGCGGAGGTTGATTTTGACTTTATCTATGACTTGGTTGAAGAAACCTATAGCCCAGATCAGGGTCGTCCCAGTCTAGATCCCGTCATGTTGGTCAAAATTCCTTTGATTCAATGTTTTTATGGCATTCGCTCCATGCGCCAAACCATTAAAGACATAGAAGTAAACGTAGCTTATCGTTGGTTTCTTGGACTAAGCTTGGATGACAAGGTGCCTCATTTTACCACATATGGAAAGAATTACAGCCGTCGTTTTCAAGATAAAGCACTGATTACTGAGATATTTTCACACGTACTCCATCAAGCTTTATGTGCTGGTTTGATTGATCCTTCTGAGATATTTGTGGATGGAACCCATATTAAAGCGGCAGCCAACAGCCACAAGTATCATAAGGAAATGGTTGCCCAACAAGCTACATTTATGAGTGAGCAATTGGAAGTTGAGATTGATTTAGATAGGAGAAAACACGAAAAAAAGCCCTTAAAGCCCGCAAAAGAAAGCGAGGCTAAGGAAAAGAAAATCTCAAGGACAGATCCTGAGAGTGGTTGGTTCCACAAGGGGGAACACAAGGAAGTCTTTGCCTATTCTGCCCAAGTAGCGTGTGATAAGCATGGTTGGGCCTTGGCTTATACGGTTGAAGCAGGAAATGTTCATGATAGTCAGGCTTTCCCTGCCCTTTTTGCCAAGATTGAGCCTTTTCATCCAACCTATCTCATCGCAGATGCAGGTTATAAAACCCCAAGTATTGCAAAATTTTTGTTAGACAGAGAGATTACCCCTGTCTTCCCTTATACCCGCCCCAAGGGTGTAAAAGGGAACTTAAGGCCCAATGATTTTGTTTATGATTCCTATTATGACTGTTACCTCTGTCCAGAGAACCAAGTGTTAACCTATCGCACGACGACCCGAGCAGGCTACCGTGAGTATAAGAGTGATTCAACAGTATGTGTCGCCTGTCCCCTATTATCTGTTTGTACCCAGAGCCAGAATCAGCAGAAAGTCATCACAAGACATGTATGGAAAGATGCGCTTGAATGTTGTGAAGAGATTCGACACCAAAGAGGGATGAAGGAGCTCTATAAGAAGCGCAAAGAAACCATTGAGCGGCTCTTTGGGACAGCTAAAGAATACCACAACCTCCGTTATACAAGAGAGAAAGGCAAGTCCAAGATGGAAGATAAGGTTGGGCTTACTTTGGCGTGTTTGAATCTCAAAAAACTAGTAAAAATGAGGGTGGGGAAGCCTTTTTATTTTGTTCAAATGACCATTATGCTATCAAAAGATGAAATCAAAAGATGA